A genome region from Trichosurus vulpecula isolate mTriVul1 chromosome 5, mTriVul1.pri, whole genome shotgun sequence includes the following:
- the CHD4 gene encoding chromodomain-helicase-DNA-binding protein 4 isoform X4: protein MASGLGSPSPCSAGSEEEDMEVLLNSLPPPHPENEEDPEEDLSEAETPKLKKKKKPKKPRDPKIPKSKRQKKERVLLCRQLGDSSGEGPEFVEEEDEMVLRSDSEGSDYTPGKKKKKKLGPKKEKKSKSKRKEEEEEDDDDDDSKEPKSSGQLLEDWGMEDIDHVFSEEDYRTLTNYKAFSQFVRPLIAAKNPKIAVSKMMMVLGAKWREFSTNNPFKGSSGASVAAAAAAAVAVVESMVTATEVAPPPPPVEVPIRKAKTKEGKGPNARRKPKASPRVPDAKKPKPKKVAPLKIKLGGFGSKRKRSSSEDDDLDVESDFDDASINSYSVSDGSTSRSSRSRKKLRATKKKKKDHQDYCEVCQQGGEIILCDTCPRAYHMVCLDPDMEKAPEGKWSCPHCEKEGIQWEAKEDNSEGEEILEEVGGDPEEEDDHHMEFCRVCKDGGELLCCDTCPSSYHIHCLNPPLPEIPNGEWLCPRCTCPSLKGKVQKILIWKWGQPPSPTPVPRPPDADPNTPSPKPLEGRPERQFFVKWQGMSYWHCSWVSELQLELHCQVMFRNYQRKNDMDEPPSGDFGGEEEKSRKRKNKDPKFAEMEERFYRYGIKPEWMMIHRILNHSVDKKGHVHYLIKWRDLPYDQASWESEDVEVQDYDLFKQSYWNHRELMRGEEGRPGKKLKKVKLRKLERPPETPTVDPTVKYERQPEYLDATGGTLHPYQMEGLNWLRFSWAQGTDTILADEMGLGKTVQTAVFLYSLYKEGHSKGPFLVSAPLSTIINWEREFEMWAPDMYVVTYVGDKDSRAIIRENEFSFEDNAIRGGKKASRMKKEASVKFHVLLTSYELITIDMAILGSIDWACLIVDEAHRLKNNQSKFFRVLNGYSLQHKLLLTGTPLQNNLEELFHLLNFLTPERFHNLEGFLEEFADIAKEDQIKKLHDMLGPHMLRRLKADVFKNMPSKTELIVRVELSPMQKKYYKYILTRNFEALNARGGGNQVSLLNVVMDLKKCCNHPYLFPVAAMEAPKMPNGMYDGSALIRASGKLLLLQKMLKNLKEGGHRVLIFSQMTKMLDLLEDFLEHEGYKYERIDGGITGNMRQEAIDRFNAPGAQQFCFLLSTRAGGLGINLATADTVIIYDSDWNPHNDIQAFSRAHRIGQNKKVMIYRFVTRASVEERITQVAKKKMMLTHLVVRPGLGSKTGSMSKQELDDILKFGTEELFKDEATDGGGDNKEGEDSSVIHYDDKAIERLLDRNQDETEDTELQGMNEYLSSFKVAQYVVREEEMGEEEEVEREIIKQEESVDPDYWEKLLRHHYEQQQEDLARNLGKGKRIRKQVNYNDGSQEDRDWQDDQSDNQSDYSVASEEGDEDFDERSEAPRRPSRKGLRNDKDKPLPPLLARVGGNIEVLGFNARQRKAFLNAIMRYGMPPQDAFTTQWLVRDLRGKSEKEFKAYVSLFMRHLCEPGADGAETFADGVPREGLSRQHVLTRIGVMSLIRKKVQEFEHVNGRWSMPELAEVEENKKMSQPGSPSPKTPTPSTPGDTQPNTPAPVPPPDDGVKAEENNNKEEENTEGEREVKPTAPETSVEGTQPSASNPEEEKVLAEPLEGEEKVDKPEVKEKTEETMETETKGVAETEKVEEKSAVDLTPIVVEDKEEKKEEEEKKEVMLQNGETPKDLGDEKQKKNIKQRFMFNIADGGFTELHSLWQNEERAATVTKKTYEIWHRRHDYWLLAGIINHGYARWQDIQNDPRYAILNEPFKGEMNRGNFLEIKNKFLARRFKLLEQALVIEEQLRRAAYLNMSEDPSHPSMALNTRFAEVECLAESHQHLSKESMAGNKPANAVLHKVLKQLEELLSDMKADVTRLPATIARIPPVAVRLQMSERNILSRLANRGPEPTPQQVAQQQ from the exons AGGCAGAGACTCCTAAactcaaaaagaagaagaagcctAAGAAACCCCGGGATCCTAAAATCCCAAAGAGCAAGCGACAAAAAAAGGAG CGTGTGCTCTTATGCCGGCAGCTGGGAGACAGTTCTGGGGAGGGGCCTGAGTTtgtggaggaagaagatgagatgGTTTTGCGATCAGACAGCGAGGGCAGTGACTATACTCCtggcaagaagaagaagaagaagcttggacctaagaaagagaagaaaagcaagtctaagaggaaggaggaggaagaagaggatgatgatgatgatgattcaaaG GAGCCCAAGTCATCGGGTCAGCTTCTGGAAGACTGGGGCATGGAGGACATTGACCATGTGTTCTCAGAAGAAGATTATCGCACTCTTACCAACTATAAGGCCTTCAGCCAGTTTGTCCG ACCTCTTATTGCTGCTAAGAACCCCAAGATTGCGGTTTCCAAGATGATGATGGTTCTAGGGGCCAAGTGGCGAGAGTTCAGCACCAACAACCCCTTCAAGGGCAGTTCTGGGGCCTCAGTGGCAgcggcagctgctgctgctgtggctgtaGTGGAGAGTATGGTAACTGCAACTGAAGttgccccacctccaccccctgtGGAAGTGCCCATCCGCAAGGCCAAAACCAAGGAGGGCAAAG gtcCCAATGCCCGGCGGAAGCCTAAAGCTAGCCCCCGTGTGCCTGATGCTAAGAAGCCTAAACCGAAGAAGGTGGCACCCCtgaaaatcaaactgggaggctTTGGCTCTAAGCGCAAGAGGTCTTCG AGTGAAGATGATGACCTGGATGTGGAATCTGACTTTGATGATGCTAGTATCAACAGTTACTCCGTGTCAGATGGTTCAACTAGTCGGAGCAGCCGCAGCCGCAAGAAACTCAGagctaccaaaaagaaaaagaaag ACCACCAGGACTACTGTGAAGTGTGCCAGCAAGGAGGCGAGATCATCCTGTGTGATACCTGTCCCCGTGCTTACCACATGGTCTGCCTGGATCCTGATATGGAGAAGGCCCCAGAGGGCAAGTGGAGTTGTCCACACTGT GAAAAGGAAGGTATCCAGTGGGAGGCAAAGGAGGACAACTCTGAGGGTGAAGAAATCCTAGAAGAAGTTGGTGGTGACCCCGAGGAAGAGGATGATCATCACATGGAGTTCTGCCGTGTCTGCAAGGATGGTGGGGAACTGCTCTGCTGTGACACCTGTCCTTCCTCCTACCATATCCATTGCCTGAATCCCCCACTCCCAGAGATCCCCAATGGTGAATGGCTTTGTCCTCGTTGCACA TGCCCTTCGCTGAAAGGTAAAGTTCAGAAGATCTTGATCTGGAAATGGGGGCAGCCACCATCCCCTACACCAGTGCCCCGACCTCCTGATGCTGACCCCAATACTCCTTCCCCTAAGCCTTTGGAGGGGCGACCTGAGCGGCAATTCTTTGTGAAGTGGCAAGGCATGTCCTACTGGCACTGTTCTTGGGTATCAGAACTACAG CTGGAGCTTCACTGCCAAGTGATGTTCCGCAACTACCAGCGCAAGAATGATATGGATGAACCACCATCTGGAGActttggtggggaggaagaaaaaagccgTAAGCGAAAGAACAAAGACCCCAAGTTTGCAGAAATGGAGGAACGCTTCTACCGCTATGGGATTAAACCCGAGTGGATGATGATTCACCGAATCCTCAACCACAG TGTGGATAAGAAGGGTCATGTCCACTATTTGATAAAATGGAGGGACCTACCCTATGATCAGGCATCTTGGGAGAGTGAGGATGTAGAGGTGCAAGACTATGACCTATTCAAGCAGAGTTACTGGAACCACAG GGAGCTAATGCGGGGTGAGGAGGGACGACCTGGCAAAAAGCTCAAGAAGGTTAAGCTGAGAAAGTTGGAGAGGCCCCCTGAAACCCCTACAGTTGAT CCAACAGTGAAGTACGAGCGGCAGCCAGAGTACTTAGATGCCACTGGTGGGACTTTACATCCCTATCAGATGGAGGGATTGAACTGGTTGCGCTTCTCCTGGGCCCAGGGCACTGAcaccatcttggcagatgaaaTGGGCTTAGGCAAGACTGTTCAGACAGCTGTCTTCCTCTATTCTTTGTACAAGGAG ggTCATTCAAAAGGCCCTTTCCTAGTGAGTGCCCCACTTTCTACAATCATCAACTGGGAGCGAGAGTTTGAGATGTGGGCTCCAGACATGTATGTGGTAACCTATGTTGGGGACAAGGATAGTCGTGCCATTATCCGTgaaaatgagttctcttttgaagACAATGCTATCCGTGGTGGCAAGAAGGCTTCAAGAATGAAG AAAGAAGCATCTGTGAAGTTTCATGTGTTACTGACTTCCTATGAACTGATCACCATTGACATGGCCATTCTGGGCTCCATTGATTGGGCCTGCCTGATCGTAGATGAAGCTCATAGGCTGAAGAATAATCAGTCTAAG tTTTTCAGGGTCCTCAATGGCTACTCCCTCCAGCACAAGTTACTACTAACTGGGACTCCTCTACAGAATAACTTAGAGGAGCTCTTCCACCTGCTTAATTTCCTCACTCCAGAAAGGTTCCA caaCCTGGAGGGCTTCTTAGAGGAGTTTGCTGACATTGCCAAGGAGGACCAGATCAAGAAATTGCATGACATGTTGGGTCCTCATATGCTGCGGCGGCTTAAAGCTGATGTCTTCAAGAACATGCCCTCCAAGACAGAGCTGATTGTGCGTGTGGAACTGAGCCCCATGCAGAA GAAATACTACAAGTACATTCTAACCCGAAACTTTGAAGCACTCAATGCTCGGGGTGGTGGCAATCAGGTTTCCCTACTTAATGTGGTGATGGATCTTAAAAAGTGCTGTAATCACCCTTACCTCTTCCCTGTGGCTGCCATG GAAGCACCAAAGATGCCCAATGGGATGTATGATGGCAGTGCCCTAATTCGAGCATCAGGGAAGCTACTTTTATTGCAGAAAATGCTCAAGAACCTCAAAGAGGGTGGCCACCGCGTGCTCATTTTCTCACAG ATGACTAAGATGTTGGACCTGTTAGAAGATTTTTTGGAACATGAAGGTTATAAGTATGAGCGAATTGATGGGGGAATTACTGGGAACATGCGTCAGGAGGCCATTGATCGCTTTAACG CACCTGGTGCTCAGcagttttgctttcttctttctactcGAGCTGGGGGCCTGGGAATCAATCTGGCTACTGCAGATACTGTTATCATCTATGACTCTGATTGGAACCCCCATAATGACATCCAG GCTTTTAGCAGAGCCCATCGAATTGGTCAGAATAAAAAAGTGATGATCTATCGTTTTGTGACCCGTGCTTCAGTAGAGGAACGCATCACACAGGTGGCAAAGAAGAAGATGATGCTTACGCATCTTGTAGTAAGGCCTGGCCTAGGCTCTAAGACTGGCTCCATGTCCAAGCAGGAGCTTGATGATATCCTCAAGTTTGGTACTGAGGAACTATTCAAGGATGAAGCCACTGATGGAG GAGGAGACAACAAGGAAGGAGAAGACAGTAGCGTTATCCACTATGATGACAAGGCCATAGAGCGACTACTGGATCGAAATCAGGATGAAACAGAAGACACAGAACTTCAAGGCATGAATGAATACCTGAGCTCCTTCAAAGTGGCCCAGTACGTGGTACGAGAAGAAGAAATGGGG gaggaagaagaggtagaACGAGAGATCATCAAGCAGGAAGAAAGTGTGGATCCTGACTACTGGGAGAAGCTGCTGCGACATCATTatgagcagcagcaggaggatcTAGCCCGAAACCTAGGCAAAGGGAAGCGAATCCGTAAGCAGGTCAACTACAACGATGGCTCCCAGGAGGATCGAG aTTGGCAGGATGACCAGTCAGACAATCAGTCCGACTACTCAGTGGCCTCAGAGGAAGGCGATGAGGACTTTGATGAGCGTTCAGAAG CTCCCAGACGGCCTAGCCGCAAGGGCCTGCGAAATGATAAGGACAAACCGTTGCCTCCATTGTTGGCTCGTGTTGGTGGAAACATTGAG GTACTTGGCTTCAATGCCCGTCAGCGGAAGGCTTTCCTCAATGCCATTATGCGTTATGGGATGCCTCCTCAGGATGCCTTCACTACCCAGTGGCTTGTGCGGGACCTGAGGGGCAAGTCAGAGAAAGAGTTCAA GGCTTATGTGTCTCTCTTTATGCGTCACCTTTGTGAGCCAGGAGCAGATGGGGCTGAGACCTTTGCTGATGGCGTCCCCCGTGAGGGCTTGTCCCGCCAGCATGTCCTTACTCGTATTGGTGTCATGTCACTCATCCGAAAAAAG GTTCAAGAGTTTGAGCATGTCAATGGGCGCTGGAGTATGCCTGAGCTTGCTGAGGTAGAAGAGAACAAGAAGATGTCACAGCCAGGATCACCTTCCCCTAAAACTCCCACACCTTCCACTCCAGGAGACACACAACCCAACACTCCTGCACCTGTGCCACCCCCTG ATGATGGGGTGAAAGCAGAGGAGAATAACAATAAAGAAGAAGAgaacacagagggagagagagaagtgaaaccTACAGCTCCTGAGACATCAGTGGAG ggcaCACAGCCCTCTGCATCTAACCCAGAAGAGGAAAAGGTTCTCGCTGAGCctctggagggagaagagaaggtggaTAAGCCAGAAGTcaaagagaagactgaggagaCCATGGAGACAGAAACCAAAG GTGTTGCTGAAACGGAAAAGGTAGAGGAGAAATCGGCAGTGGATCTGACCCCGATTGTGGTAGAAGACAAAG aggagaagaaagaagaagaagagaaaaaagaagtaatGCTTCAGAATGGCGAGACTCCAAAGGACCTGGGCGATGAGAAGCAAAAGAAGAACATCAAGCAGCGTTTTATGTTCAACATTGCAGATGGCGGCTTTACTG AGCTGCATTCCCTTTGGCAGAATGAGGAACGGGCAGCCACAGTCACAAAGAAGACCTATGAGATCTGGCATCGGCGGCATGACTACTGGCTACTGGCTGGCATTATTAA CCATGGCTATGCCCGGTGGCAGGACATCCAGAATGACCCACGCTATGCCATTCTTAATGAACCCTTCAAAGGTGAAATGAATCGTGGTAACTTCTTGGAGATAAAGAACAAATTCCTAGCCAGAAGGTTTAAG CTCTTGGAACAAGCCCTGGTGATTGAGGAGCAACTTCGTCGAGCAGCTTACCTGAACATGTCAGAGGACCCCTCCCATCCTTCCATGGCACTCAATACCCGTTTTGCTGAGGTGGAATGTTTGGCTGAGAGCCACCAGCACCTGTCTAAGGAGTCAATGGCAGGAAATAAGCCAGCTAATGCTGTCCTGCACAAAG TTCTGAAACAACTGGAGGAATTGTTGAGTGACATGAAGGCTGATGTTACAAGGCTGCCAGCCACCATTGCCCGTATTCCCCCTGTGGCTGTGCGGCTACAGATGTCAGAGCGTAATATCCTCAGCCGGCTGGCAAACCGGGGCCCCGAACCCACCCCACAGCAG GTAGCCCAGCAGCAGTGA
- the CHD4 gene encoding chromodomain-helicase-DNA-binding protein 4 isoform X5, with protein sequence MASGLGSPSPCSAGSEEEDMEVLLNSLPPPHPENEEDPEEDLSEAETPKLKKKKKPKKPRDPKIPKSKRQKKELGDSSGEGPEFVEEEDEMVLRSDSEGSDYTPGKKKKKKLGPKKEKKSKSKRKEEEEEDDDDDDSKEPKSSGQLLEDWGMEDIDHVFSEEDYRTLTNYKAFSQFVRPLIAAKNPKIAVSKMMMVLGAKWREFSTNNPFKGSSGASVAAAAAAAVAVVESMVTATEVAPPPPPVEVPIRKAKTKEGKGPNARRKPKASPRVPDAKKPKPKKVAPLKIKLGGFGSKRKRSSSEDDDLDVESDFDDASINSYSVSDGSTSRSSRSRKKLRATKKKKKDHQDYCEVCQQGGEIILCDTCPRAYHMVCLDPDMEKAPEGKWSCPHCEKEGIQWEAKEDNSEGEEILEEVGGDPEEEDDHHMEFCRVCKDGGELLCCDTCPSSYHIHCLNPPLPEIPNGEWLCPRCTCPSLKGKVQKILIWKWGQPPSPTPVPRPPDADPNTPSPKPLEGRPERQFFVKWQGMSYWHCSWVSELQLELHCQVMFRNYQRKNDMDEPPSGDFGGEEEKSRKRKNKDPKFAEMEERFYRYGIKPEWMMIHRILNHSVDKKGHVHYLIKWRDLPYDQASWESEDVEVQDYDLFKQSYWNHRELMRGEEGRPGKKLKKVKLRKLERPPETPTVDPTVKYERQPEYLDATGGTLHPYQMEGLNWLRFSWAQGTDTILADEMGLGKTVQTAVFLYSLYKEGHSKGPFLVSAPLSTIINWEREFEMWAPDMYVVTYVGDKDSRAIIRENEFSFEDNAIRGGKKASRMKKEASVKFHVLLTSYELITIDMAILGSIDWACLIVDEAHRLKNNQSKFFRVLNGYSLQHKLLLTGTPLQNNLEELFHLLNFLTPERFHNLEGFLEEFADIAKEDQIKKLHDMLGPHMLRRLKADVFKNMPSKTELIVRVELSPMQKKYYKYILTRNFEALNARGGGNQVSLLNVVMDLKKCCNHPYLFPVAAMEAPKMPNGMYDGSALIRASGKLLLLQKMLKNLKEGGHRVLIFSQMTKMLDLLEDFLEHEGYKYERIDGGITGNMRQEAIDRFNAPGAQQFCFLLSTRAGGLGINLATADTVIIYDSDWNPHNDIQAFSRAHRIGQNKKVMIYRFVTRASVEERITQVAKKKMMLTHLVVRPGLGSKTGSMSKQELDDILKFGTEELFKDEATDGGGDNKEGEDSSVIHYDDKAIERLLDRNQDETEDTELQGMNEYLSSFKVAQYVVREEEMGEEEEVEREIIKQEESVDPDYWEKLLRHHYEQQQEDLARNLGKGKRIRKQVNYNDGSQEDRDWQDDQSDNQSDYSVASEEGDEDFDERSEAPRRPSRKGLRNDKDKPLPPLLARVGGNIEVLGFNARQRKAFLNAIMRYGMPPQDAFTTQWLVRDLRGKSEKEFKAYVSLFMRHLCEPGADGAETFADGVPREGLSRQHVLTRIGVMSLIRKKVQEFEHVNGRWSMPELAEVEENKKMSQPGSPSPKTPTPSTPGDTQPNTPAPVPPPDDGVKAEENNNKEEENTEGEREVKPTAPETSVEGTQPSASNPEEEKVLAEPLEGEEKVDKPEVKEKTEETMETETKGVAETEKVEEKSAVDLTPIVVEDKEEKKEEEEKKEVMLQNGETPKDLGDEKQKKNIKQRFMFNIADGGFTELHSLWQNEERAATVTKKTYEIWHRRHDYWLLAGIINHGYARWQDIQNDPRYAILNEPFKGEMNRGNFLEIKNKFLARRFKLLEQALVIEEQLRRAAYLNMSEDPSHPSMALNTRFAEVECLAESHQHLSKESMAGNKPANAVLHKVLKQLEELLSDMKADVTRLPATIARIPPVAVRLQMSERNILSRLANRGPEPTPQQVAQQQ encoded by the exons AGGCAGAGACTCCTAAactcaaaaagaagaagaagcctAAGAAACCCCGGGATCCTAAAATCCCAAAGAGCAAGCGACAAAAAAAGGAG CTGGGAGACAGTTCTGGGGAGGGGCCTGAGTTtgtggaggaagaagatgagatgGTTTTGCGATCAGACAGCGAGGGCAGTGACTATACTCCtggcaagaagaagaagaagaagcttggacctaagaaagagaagaaaagcaagtctaagaggaaggaggaggaagaagaggatgatgatgatgatgattcaaaG GAGCCCAAGTCATCGGGTCAGCTTCTGGAAGACTGGGGCATGGAGGACATTGACCATGTGTTCTCAGAAGAAGATTATCGCACTCTTACCAACTATAAGGCCTTCAGCCAGTTTGTCCG ACCTCTTATTGCTGCTAAGAACCCCAAGATTGCGGTTTCCAAGATGATGATGGTTCTAGGGGCCAAGTGGCGAGAGTTCAGCACCAACAACCCCTTCAAGGGCAGTTCTGGGGCCTCAGTGGCAgcggcagctgctgctgctgtggctgtaGTGGAGAGTATGGTAACTGCAACTGAAGttgccccacctccaccccctgtGGAAGTGCCCATCCGCAAGGCCAAAACCAAGGAGGGCAAAG gtcCCAATGCCCGGCGGAAGCCTAAAGCTAGCCCCCGTGTGCCTGATGCTAAGAAGCCTAAACCGAAGAAGGTGGCACCCCtgaaaatcaaactgggaggctTTGGCTCTAAGCGCAAGAGGTCTTCG AGTGAAGATGATGACCTGGATGTGGAATCTGACTTTGATGATGCTAGTATCAACAGTTACTCCGTGTCAGATGGTTCAACTAGTCGGAGCAGCCGCAGCCGCAAGAAACTCAGagctaccaaaaagaaaaagaaag ACCACCAGGACTACTGTGAAGTGTGCCAGCAAGGAGGCGAGATCATCCTGTGTGATACCTGTCCCCGTGCTTACCACATGGTCTGCCTGGATCCTGATATGGAGAAGGCCCCAGAGGGCAAGTGGAGTTGTCCACACTGT GAAAAGGAAGGTATCCAGTGGGAGGCAAAGGAGGACAACTCTGAGGGTGAAGAAATCCTAGAAGAAGTTGGTGGTGACCCCGAGGAAGAGGATGATCATCACATGGAGTTCTGCCGTGTCTGCAAGGATGGTGGGGAACTGCTCTGCTGTGACACCTGTCCTTCCTCCTACCATATCCATTGCCTGAATCCCCCACTCCCAGAGATCCCCAATGGTGAATGGCTTTGTCCTCGTTGCACA TGCCCTTCGCTGAAAGGTAAAGTTCAGAAGATCTTGATCTGGAAATGGGGGCAGCCACCATCCCCTACACCAGTGCCCCGACCTCCTGATGCTGACCCCAATACTCCTTCCCCTAAGCCTTTGGAGGGGCGACCTGAGCGGCAATTCTTTGTGAAGTGGCAAGGCATGTCCTACTGGCACTGTTCTTGGGTATCAGAACTACAG CTGGAGCTTCACTGCCAAGTGATGTTCCGCAACTACCAGCGCAAGAATGATATGGATGAACCACCATCTGGAGActttggtggggaggaagaaaaaagccgTAAGCGAAAGAACAAAGACCCCAAGTTTGCAGAAATGGAGGAACGCTTCTACCGCTATGGGATTAAACCCGAGTGGATGATGATTCACCGAATCCTCAACCACAG TGTGGATAAGAAGGGTCATGTCCACTATTTGATAAAATGGAGGGACCTACCCTATGATCAGGCATCTTGGGAGAGTGAGGATGTAGAGGTGCAAGACTATGACCTATTCAAGCAGAGTTACTGGAACCACAG GGAGCTAATGCGGGGTGAGGAGGGACGACCTGGCAAAAAGCTCAAGAAGGTTAAGCTGAGAAAGTTGGAGAGGCCCCCTGAAACCCCTACAGTTGAT CCAACAGTGAAGTACGAGCGGCAGCCAGAGTACTTAGATGCCACTGGTGGGACTTTACATCCCTATCAGATGGAGGGATTGAACTGGTTGCGCTTCTCCTGGGCCCAGGGCACTGAcaccatcttggcagatgaaaTGGGCTTAGGCAAGACTGTTCAGACAGCTGTCTTCCTCTATTCTTTGTACAAGGAG ggTCATTCAAAAGGCCCTTTCCTAGTGAGTGCCCCACTTTCTACAATCATCAACTGGGAGCGAGAGTTTGAGATGTGGGCTCCAGACATGTATGTGGTAACCTATGTTGGGGACAAGGATAGTCGTGCCATTATCCGTgaaaatgagttctcttttgaagACAATGCTATCCGTGGTGGCAAGAAGGCTTCAAGAATGAAG AAAGAAGCATCTGTGAAGTTTCATGTGTTACTGACTTCCTATGAACTGATCACCATTGACATGGCCATTCTGGGCTCCATTGATTGGGCCTGCCTGATCGTAGATGAAGCTCATAGGCTGAAGAATAATCAGTCTAAG tTTTTCAGGGTCCTCAATGGCTACTCCCTCCAGCACAAGTTACTACTAACTGGGACTCCTCTACAGAATAACTTAGAGGAGCTCTTCCACCTGCTTAATTTCCTCACTCCAGAAAGGTTCCA caaCCTGGAGGGCTTCTTAGAGGAGTTTGCTGACATTGCCAAGGAGGACCAGATCAAGAAATTGCATGACATGTTGGGTCCTCATATGCTGCGGCGGCTTAAAGCTGATGTCTTCAAGAACATGCCCTCCAAGACAGAGCTGATTGTGCGTGTGGAACTGAGCCCCATGCAGAA GAAATACTACAAGTACATTCTAACCCGAAACTTTGAAGCACTCAATGCTCGGGGTGGTGGCAATCAGGTTTCCCTACTTAATGTGGTGATGGATCTTAAAAAGTGCTGTAATCACCCTTACCTCTTCCCTGTGGCTGCCATG GAAGCACCAAAGATGCCCAATGGGATGTATGATGGCAGTGCCCTAATTCGAGCATCAGGGAAGCTACTTTTATTGCAGAAAATGCTCAAGAACCTCAAAGAGGGTGGCCACCGCGTGCTCATTTTCTCACAG ATGACTAAGATGTTGGACCTGTTAGAAGATTTTTTGGAACATGAAGGTTATAAGTATGAGCGAATTGATGGGGGAATTACTGGGAACATGCGTCAGGAGGCCATTGATCGCTTTAACG CACCTGGTGCTCAGcagttttgctttcttctttctactcGAGCTGGGGGCCTGGGAATCAATCTGGCTACTGCAGATACTGTTATCATCTATGACTCTGATTGGAACCCCCATAATGACATCCAG GCTTTTAGCAGAGCCCATCGAATTGGTCAGAATAAAAAAGTGATGATCTATCGTTTTGTGACCCGTGCTTCAGTAGAGGAACGCATCACACAGGTGGCAAAGAAGAAGATGATGCTTACGCATCTTGTAGTAAGGCCTGGCCTAGGCTCTAAGACTGGCTCCATGTCCAAGCAGGAGCTTGATGATATCCTCAAGTTTGGTACTGAGGAACTATTCAAGGATGAAGCCACTGATGGAG GAGGAGACAACAAGGAAGGAGAAGACAGTAGCGTTATCCACTATGATGACAAGGCCATAGAGCGACTACTGGATCGAAATCAGGATGAAACAGAAGACACAGAACTTCAAGGCATGAATGAATACCTGAGCTCCTTCAAAGTGGCCCAGTACGTGGTACGAGAAGAAGAAATGGGG gaggaagaagaggtagaACGAGAGATCATCAAGCAGGAAGAAAGTGTGGATCCTGACTACTGGGAGAAGCTGCTGCGACATCATTatgagcagcagcaggaggatcTAGCCCGAAACCTAGGCAAAGGGAAGCGAATCCGTAAGCAGGTCAACTACAACGATGGCTCCCAGGAGGATCGAG aTTGGCAGGATGACCAGTCAGACAATCAGTCCGACTACTCAGTGGCCTCAGAGGAAGGCGATGAGGACTTTGATGAGCGTTCAGAAG CTCCCAGACGGCCTAGCCGCAAGGGCCTGCGAAATGATAAGGACAAACCGTTGCCTCCATTGTTGGCTCGTGTTGGTGGAAACATTGAG GTACTTGGCTTCAATGCCCGTCAGCGGAAGGCTTTCCTCAATGCCATTATGCGTTATGGGATGCCTCCTCAGGATGCCTTCACTACCCAGTGGCTTGTGCGGGACCTGAGGGGCAAGTCAGAGAAAGAGTTCAA GGCTTATGTGTCTCTCTTTATGCGTCACCTTTGTGAGCCAGGAGCAGATGGGGCTGAGACCTTTGCTGATGGCGTCCCCCGTGAGGGCTTGTCCCGCCAGCATGTCCTTACTCGTATTGGTGTCATGTCACTCATCCGAAAAAAG GTTCAAGAGTTTGAGCATGTCAATGGGCGCTGGAGTATGCCTGAGCTTGCTGAGGTAGAAGAGAACAAGAAGATGTCACAGCCAGGATCACCTTCCCCTAAAACTCCCACACCTTCCACTCCAGGAGACACACAACCCAACACTCCTGCACCTGTGCCACCCCCTG ATGATGGGGTGAAAGCAGAGGAGAATAACAATAAAGAAGAAGAgaacacagagggagagagagaagtgaaaccTACAGCTCCTGAGACATCAGTGGAG ggcaCACAGCCCTCTGCATCTAACCCAGAAGAGGAAAAGGTTCTCGCTGAGCctctggagggagaagagaaggtggaTAAGCCAGAAGTcaaagagaagactgaggagaCCATGGAGACAGAAACCAAAG GTGTTGCTGAAACGGAAAAGGTAGAGGAGAAATCGGCAGTGGATCTGACCCCGATTGTGGTAGAAGACAAAG aggagaagaaagaagaagaagagaaaaaagaagtaatGCTTCAGAATGGCGAGACTCCAAAGGACCTGGGCGATGAGAAGCAAAAGAAGAACATCAAGCAGCGTTTTATGTTCAACATTGCAGATGGCGGCTTTACTG AGCTGCATTCCCTTTGGCAGAATGAGGAACGGGCAGCCACAGTCACAAAGAAGACCTATGAGATCTGGCATCGGCGGCATGACTACTGGCTACTGGCTGGCATTATTAA CCATGGCTATGCCCGGTGGCAGGACATCCAGAATGACCCACGCTATGCCATTCTTAATGAACCCTTCAAAGGTGAAATGAATCGTGGTAACTTCTTGGAGATAAAGAACAAATTCCTAGCCAGAAGGTTTAAG CTCTTGGAACAAGCCCTGGTGATTGAGGAGCAACTTCGTCGAGCAGCTTACCTGAACATGTCAGAGGACCCCTCCCATCCTTCCATGGCACTCAATACCCGTTTTGCTGAGGTGGAATGTTTGGCTGAGAGCCACCAGCACCTGTCTAAGGAGTCAATGGCAGGAAATAAGCCAGCTAATGCTGTCCTGCACAAAG TTCTGAAACAACTGGAGGAATTGTTGAGTGACATGAAGGCTGATGTTACAAGGCTGCCAGCCACCATTGCCCGTATTCCCCCTGTGGCTGTGCGGCTACAGATGTCAGAGCGTAATATCCTCAGCCGGCTGGCAAACCGGGGCCCCGAACCCACCCCACAGCAG GTAGCCCAGCAGCAGTGA